Proteins co-encoded in one Acidithiobacillus caldus ATCC 51756 genomic window:
- the rimI gene encoding ribosomal protein S18-alanine N-acetyltransferase, which yields MHLRPMAAEDLDAVAALEAAISPGPWTRGIFRDCLMAGYDAWVGVDTADRLLAFGILSTGAAEAHILNLGVDPASRRRGYGRRMLRHLLCRARRVGAERAFLEVRVSNLAAQNLYRSLGFHEIGVRLNYYRNPEGREDALVLSLSLDAMGTLGDDSEYAADLGGRSDPGSAPQ from the coding sequence ATGCACCTGCGGCCCATGGCGGCGGAGGATCTCGATGCCGTTGCGGCTCTGGAGGCGGCCATTTCGCCGGGGCCGTGGACGCGCGGTATCTTTCGCGACTGCCTCATGGCCGGCTACGACGCCTGGGTTGGGGTGGATACGGCGGATCGGCTGCTGGCCTTCGGGATATTGTCCACGGGTGCCGCCGAGGCCCACATCCTCAATCTCGGCGTCGATCCCGCTTCGCGCCGGCGCGGCTATGGTCGCCGGATGTTGCGTCACCTCCTGTGTCGGGCCCGTCGGGTAGGGGCAGAGCGGGCCTTTCTGGAGGTGCGGGTATCCAATCTGGCCGCCCAGAATCTCTACCGCTCCCTGGGCTTTCATGAGATTGGCGTGCGGCTGAACTACTACCGCAATCCCGAGGGGCGCGAGGATGCCCTGGTGCTGTCTTTGTCCCTGGACGCCATGGGCACCTTGGGCGACGATAGCGAGTATGCGGCGGACCTTGGCGGCAGATCGGACCCTGGGTCCGCACCGCAGTGA
- the tsaB gene encoding tRNA (adenosine(37)-N6)-threonylcarbamoyltransferase complex dimerization subunit type 1 TsaB gives MKWLALETATECCSVAVAVGDAVFSRSALADHRHSDLLLPMVDAVLAEAGIRADALDAIACGVGPGGFTAVRMGVSTAQALAEAFDVPVYAVSSLQALAAASPEPGVLAAFDARKGEVYAGVYLRDDGGWPALQGVERVCPPADLHWPPALPEGVTWRGMGSGWKLYAQSWQGARLHSVDAQCFPQAREVLSLAHRRRLQGDGGLAPWELEPHYIRPSQAEQGGR, from the coding sequence ATGAAGTGGCTGGCCCTGGAGACGGCAACGGAATGCTGCTCGGTGGCCGTGGCGGTGGGTGATGCCGTGTTTTCCCGGAGCGCCCTTGCCGACCACCGCCACAGCGATCTGCTCTTGCCCATGGTCGACGCCGTGTTGGCGGAGGCGGGAATCCGGGCGGATGCGCTGGATGCCATCGCCTGTGGCGTGGGACCCGGTGGTTTCACGGCGGTGCGTATGGGCGTCAGTACCGCTCAGGCGCTGGCCGAGGCTTTTGATGTCCCGGTCTATGCCGTGTCCAGCCTGCAGGCGCTGGCGGCAGCCTCTCCCGAGCCCGGGGTGCTGGCGGCCTTCGACGCCCGTAAGGGCGAGGTCTACGCCGGCGTCTACCTGCGCGACGATGGCGGCTGGCCCGCGCTGCAGGGTGTCGAGCGCGTCTGTCCGCCCGCGGATCTGCACTGGCCGCCCGCACTGCCCGAAGGCGTTACCTGGCGTGGCATGGGCAGCGGTTGGAAGCTTTATGCCCAATCCTGGCAAGGGGCGCGGTTGCACAGCGTGGATGCGCAGTGCTTTCCCCAGGCGCGGGAGGTCCTGAGCCTTGCGCACCGCCGTCGTTTGCAAGGGGACGGCGGTCTCGCCCCCTGGGAGCTGGAGCCGCATTACATCCGCCCTTCCCAGGCCGAGCAGGGCGGTCGCTAG
- a CDS encoding ATP-dependent DNA helicase, with translation MRQDGEWHAALGADSPLRRILPHFHVRRQQQEMAAQVAGWLAEGGVGLVEAGTGTGKSFAYLLPALLCERKVLISTASRALQDQILDKDIPVLAQAWSSPRRVVRLKGRSNYLCPFRLQRALAEGVAPRLARDLLVVADWAGRTGEGDIAELSALPESSPVWPLVTSTRDNCLGSDCPEFARCPVIAARKRALEADVVVVNHHLLLADLALRVESRGDLLPRVDAVIIDEAHQLADLAGQYFGQHLSSHQLLEWARDSRQALLAAARDDAELGLPARLEQHIEHWLAQGQQLPGGESRWEWPSFPVQVLTASLRQVASEAAQLESTLQSLREFSKELEQCAGRGEQLTGLLEFFLKPESEPSAVRWLERRGRGLLLHASPIDLGPLLRGELFARNATTILVSATLRVGGDFGALEARLGLVEGEPSPQHFVADSPFDYTCQALLYLPPQMPEPASPQFTAACIEAAIPVIEASGGRCFFLFTSHRALREAAVELPQRLDFPILVQGSMPRARLLDAFRRAGNAVLLGAASFWEGVDVQGETLSCVIIDKLPFANPGDPVLRAHHRHCAAMGGDPFRDLQLPQAVIALRQGVGRLIRSESDRGVLTICDPRLLNKGYGRIFLRSLPPIPVVQDIAAVREFWRGGAGS, from the coding sequence GTGAGGCAGGATGGCGAGTGGCACGCCGCCCTTGGGGCGGATAGCCCTTTGCGTCGTATTTTGCCCCATTTTCACGTGCGTCGGCAGCAGCAGGAAATGGCGGCACAGGTGGCTGGCTGGCTCGCCGAGGGCGGCGTGGGGCTCGTAGAGGCCGGTACCGGCACTGGGAAAAGCTTCGCCTACCTGCTCCCCGCCCTGCTGTGTGAACGCAAGGTGCTGATTTCCACTGCCAGTCGGGCCCTCCAGGATCAAATCCTGGACAAGGACATTCCGGTGCTTGCGCAGGCCTGGTCCAGCCCGCGCCGCGTGGTGCGCCTCAAGGGGCGCAGCAACTATCTCTGCCCCTTCCGCCTGCAGCGCGCCCTGGCGGAGGGGGTGGCGCCACGCCTCGCCCGCGATCTCCTGGTGGTGGCCGACTGGGCGGGGCGCACGGGTGAGGGCGACATCGCCGAGTTGAGTGCTCTACCGGAGTCCTCCCCGGTCTGGCCTCTGGTGACTTCCACGCGCGACAATTGCCTGGGCAGCGACTGTCCGGAATTCGCCCGCTGCCCAGTGATCGCCGCGCGCAAGCGTGCCCTGGAGGCCGATGTGGTGGTGGTCAACCATCATCTGTTGTTGGCGGACCTGGCCCTGCGCGTGGAATCCCGCGGCGACCTCCTGCCCCGCGTCGACGCGGTCATCATCGACGAGGCGCATCAGCTCGCCGATCTGGCGGGGCAGTACTTTGGCCAGCATCTGAGCAGCCACCAGCTACTGGAGTGGGCTCGGGACAGCCGCCAGGCGCTACTCGCCGCAGCCCGGGACGATGCCGAGCTCGGGCTGCCGGCGCGGCTGGAGCAACACATTGAGCACTGGTTGGCCCAGGGGCAGCAGCTGCCGGGCGGTGAGAGTCGCTGGGAGTGGCCATCTTTCCCCGTGCAGGTCCTGACGGCCAGCCTTCGGCAAGTGGCCTCCGAGGCGGCGCAGCTCGAGAGCACGCTGCAGTCCTTGCGCGAATTCAGTAAGGAGCTGGAGCAGTGCGCCGGACGCGGTGAGCAGCTGACCGGATTGCTGGAATTTTTTCTGAAACCGGAGTCGGAGCCGTCGGCGGTGCGTTGGCTGGAACGTCGCGGTCGCGGCCTTCTGCTGCATGCCAGTCCCATCGATCTGGGCCCGCTTTTGCGCGGAGAACTCTTCGCGCGCAACGCCACCACCATCCTGGTGAGTGCCACCCTGCGCGTGGGCGGGGATTTTGGGGCTCTGGAGGCGCGTCTGGGACTGGTGGAGGGAGAGCCCAGCCCGCAGCATTTCGTGGCCGATTCGCCCTTCGATTACACGTGCCAGGCCTTGCTCTATCTGCCACCGCAGATGCCGGAACCAGCCAGTCCGCAATTTACGGCGGCCTGTATCGAGGCGGCCATTCCGGTCATCGAGGCCAGTGGCGGACGCTGTTTCTTTCTTTTTACCAGCCACCGCGCCCTGCGTGAGGCGGCGGTGGAATTGCCCCAGCGGCTGGACTTTCCCATACTGGTACAAGGGAGCATGCCGCGCGCCCGGCTTCTGGATGCCTTCCGACGGGCGGGCAACGCGGTCCTTTTGGGGGCGGCCAGTTTTTGGGAGGGGGTGGACGTGCAGGGTGAAACGCTGTCTTGTGTCATCATCGACAAGTTGCCCTTTGCGAACCCCGGCGATCCAGTCCTGCGGGCGCACCATCGCCACTGCGCAGCCATGGGCGGCGACCCCTTTCGCGACCTGCAACTGCCGCAGGCTGTCATCGCCCTGCGCCAGGGTGTGGGGCGTCTCATTCGTTCCGAGAGCGATCGAGGTGTTCTGACCATCTGTGACCCACGCCTGCTCAACAAGGGCTATGGCCGGATATTCCTGCGTAGCCTGCCGCCCATACCCGTAGTGCAGGACATCGCCGCCGTACGCGAGTTCTGGCGTGGCGGAGCCGGATCATGA
- the ccsB gene encoding c-type cytochrome biogenesis protein CcsB encodes MSVQTQEPALTPTAPRRFHWGWPELGWLTFLTLGALTVWSIFRAQFWLWQYIILALWYVGLLWFGLKWPHFRSLTLSVLAIAGIGVGLYGAGLNPHNSLILRYGFQSNAMFVWMSVAIALSAMGYYGYLFRGARLAGIWGQRFAWVASTLGFAGLAIRWRETYLGHPSWGHIPVSNIYDVMVLFCAMTILFYLYHEEDTDSRGLGAFVLPLVLVADVFLLWVGAAYHLDRIQPLIPALQSFWMKIHVPSMFVAYANFYISAMAALAWLLKDRGEAKGSVLARRLPSRELLERTFTGTISFGFLFFTVGTILGAVWAARAWGGFWSWDPKETWALIVWLNYAGFLHARSQKNWHGRPMAWWAFTSLIVVTFCFIGVDLFLGGLHSYGKL; translated from the coding sequence ATGTCTGTGCAGACTCAGGAGCCGGCGCTTACGCCCACAGCTCCGCGACGCTTCCACTGGGGCTGGCCGGAACTCGGCTGGCTGACATTCCTCACCTTGGGTGCCCTGACTGTCTGGAGCATCTTTCGCGCACAGTTCTGGCTCTGGCAATACATCATTCTGGCCTTGTGGTACGTGGGGCTGCTGTGGTTTGGACTCAAGTGGCCGCATTTTCGCAGCCTCACCCTGAGCGTTCTTGCCATCGCCGGCATCGGCGTCGGACTCTACGGTGCAGGTCTGAACCCGCACAACAGTCTGATCCTGCGCTACGGCTTTCAGAGTAACGCCATGTTTGTCTGGATGAGTGTGGCCATTGCCCTGAGCGCCATGGGCTATTATGGCTATCTGTTCCGCGGTGCCCGGCTGGCCGGAATCTGGGGCCAGCGCTTCGCCTGGGTGGCATCGACACTGGGTTTCGCCGGTCTGGCCATTCGCTGGCGTGAAACCTATCTGGGCCACCCCAGTTGGGGTCACATTCCCGTCAGCAACATCTACGACGTCATGGTGCTTTTCTGTGCCATGACCATCCTCTTCTACCTCTACCACGAAGAGGACACGGACAGCCGCGGCCTTGGCGCCTTCGTCCTGCCGCTGGTACTGGTGGCCGATGTCTTTCTCCTTTGGGTCGGAGCGGCCTATCACCTCGATCGCATCCAGCCGCTCATCCCCGCCCTGCAGAGCTTCTGGATGAAAATCCATGTGCCCTCCATGTTCGTCGCCTATGCCAACTTCTACATTTCTGCCATGGCCGCCCTCGCCTGGTTACTCAAGGACCGCGGTGAAGCCAAGGGCAGCGTCCTGGCGCGGCGTCTGCCCAGCCGGGAACTGCTGGAGCGCACCTTTACGGGCACCATCAGCTTTGGCTTTCTGTTCTTCACGGTGGGGACGATTCTCGGAGCGGTGTGGGCAGCACGTGCCTGGGGTGGCTTCTGGTCCTGGGACCCCAAGGAAACCTGGGCCCTCATCGTCTGGCTCAATTACGCGGGCTTCCTGCACGCGCGCAGCCAGAAGAACTGGCACGGGCGCCCCATGGCCTGGTGGGCATTCACCAGCCTCATCGTCGTCACCTTCTGCTTCATCGGGGTGGACCTCTTCCTCGGCGGATTGCACTCCTACGGCAAGCTCTGA
- a CDS encoding C40 family peptidase produces MQKKSRWHILLATAVLLGGSGLAQAATTSAAHGAHPRTHSSAQHHPGKVAAHKVAAKKESRATALRKRSAVRGAHHRVTTHRKVAAHVPSVRPGEYRSSEENAPAPANYDSLMPTALELMGMSPVEFAGVGAAPQQPEFRPYRIVPLPTRAASVTAPSFIDQSLVLVKTGVAPIVPMPATAEASAEVAASAAAIPAVAQGAPSGERPQSTEAPTSQLGLALEMLASQAYHWARHPLMALEASGDAAVGRQGVANLAADLAEAADAGGTSGDSSWLSPRSLVRSALKFIGAPYRWGGMSPVSGFDCSGFVKFVLAKFDIEVPRTSYAQAAALPRIPRSDLKPGDLVFFNTMHRAYSHVGIYIGHGRFVSAQTPSSGVQVASLDNPYWAARFDGARRIPGTAHPS; encoded by the coding sequence ATGCAGAAGAAAAGCCGTTGGCACATCCTGCTTGCCACTGCCGTGCTCTTGGGCGGCAGCGGGCTGGCCCAAGCAGCAACCACGAGTGCAGCGCATGGCGCGCATCCACGCACGCATTCCAGCGCGCAGCACCACCCGGGCAAGGTGGCCGCACACAAGGTCGCAGCCAAGAAGGAGTCCCGAGCCACCGCCCTGCGCAAGCGGTCCGCAGTGCGTGGCGCTCATCATCGCGTGACTACGCACCGGAAGGTGGCAGCGCACGTGCCGTCCGTGCGGCCGGGGGAGTACCGGAGCAGTGAGGAGAACGCTCCGGCTCCGGCCAATTACGATAGCCTCATGCCCACAGCCCTGGAGCTGATGGGGATGAGTCCGGTGGAGTTCGCCGGAGTTGGGGCGGCGCCGCAGCAACCGGAGTTCCGTCCCTACCGGATCGTTCCCCTGCCGACCCGGGCGGCATCGGTGACGGCACCGTCCTTCATCGACCAGTCCCTGGTTCTGGTCAAGACCGGAGTAGCGCCCATCGTACCCATGCCTGCGACGGCTGAGGCCTCGGCTGAGGTGGCGGCATCCGCAGCAGCCATCCCGGCGGTGGCCCAGGGTGCCCCCAGTGGAGAACGACCCCAAAGTACCGAGGCACCGACGTCGCAGCTGGGTCTGGCGCTGGAGATGCTGGCCAGCCAAGCCTATCACTGGGCACGGCATCCCTTGATGGCGCTGGAGGCCAGCGGCGATGCCGCCGTTGGACGTCAGGGCGTGGCCAACCTCGCTGCCGACCTTGCCGAGGCGGCGGATGCCGGTGGTACCAGTGGGGACAGCAGTTGGCTGTCGCCACGTTCCTTGGTGCGCTCGGCTCTGAAGTTCATCGGTGCGCCTTATCGCTGGGGTGGCATGAGCCCGGTGTCGGGCTTCGATTGCAGTGGTTTCGTCAAATTCGTCCTGGCCAAATTCGACATCGAGGTACCGCGTACCTCCTATGCCCAGGCTGCGGCCCTGCCGCGTATCCCGCGCAGCGATCTCAAGCCCGGTGATCTCGTGTTCTTCAACACCATGCATCGGGCCTATTCCCACGTCGGTATCTACATCGGCCACGGGCGTTTCGTCAGTGCGCAGACTCCCAGCTCGGGAGTACAGGTGGCCAGTCTCGACAATCCATACTGGGCGGCGCGCTTCGATGGCGCCCGACGGATACCGGGAACTGCCCACCCCAGCTGA
- the dsbG gene encoding thiol:disulfide interchange protein DsbG, which yields MSRPHPDPLELPVSRTRGTPALRPRERIWQALAGGLLLLALAFWGIRPALAVPERTEAHPKLWEQLGQAHWIGQGHGPHILYMIFDPNCPYCHVLYDELEPMVQSAHLNLRFIVVGFLAPSSTGKAAAILQAKDPRAAIRENEKGFNMEHFGAIREVIPTPETDKILADNLKLLEESGRRIVPTLIYRDRQGKIQVIHGLLDKSGLQATLKQIR from the coding sequence ATGTCCAGGCCCCACCCAGATCCTCTAGAACTCCCCGTTTCCCGCACCAGAGGCACCCCCGCATTGCGGCCTCGGGAACGGATCTGGCAGGCCTTGGCGGGTGGCCTGCTCCTGCTCGCCCTGGCTTTTTGGGGTATACGTCCGGCCCTGGCTGTGCCAGAAAGGACAGAAGCGCATCCAAAGCTCTGGGAGCAGCTGGGTCAGGCCCACTGGATCGGCCAAGGCCATGGACCGCACATCCTCTACATGATTTTCGACCCCAACTGTCCCTACTGCCATGTGCTCTACGACGAACTCGAGCCCATGGTCCAGTCTGCCCATCTCAATCTGCGCTTCATCGTCGTGGGTTTCCTTGCACCTTCCAGTACCGGCAAGGCTGCTGCCATACTCCAGGCCAAGGATCCGCGAGCCGCCATCCGCGAAAACGAAAAAGGCTTCAACATGGAACACTTCGGCGCCATCCGAGAGGTCATACCCACGCCCGAAACCGACAAGATCCTGGCGGACAACCTGAAACTGCTGGAGGAAAGTGGGCGGCGCATCGTCCCTACCCTGATCTACCGCGACCGCCAAGGCAAGATCCAGGTCATACACGGACTGCTGGACAAATCGGGCTTGCAGGCGACCCTGAAACAGATTCGCTAG
- a CDS encoding DUF4124 domain-containing protein, with translation MHTPKLGTVLAIALGLVCTSSGLMAGPIYRWVSPGGVVSFGDHPPPTARDLRRIHTVPAPPPSPSGPPAAATASRPAETASSAASAATAREEALIARIDLLTALANYARSTTPPTHPPHSVYRPAFLLPPAYPHYPAPPAPGAPPPPPPPGPGIRGSGVPPWASPPPSAGPAAPQRPLWAAP, from the coding sequence GTGCATACCCCAAAGCTCGGTACCGTCCTCGCCATCGCCCTGGGCCTCGTCTGCACAAGTTCAGGCCTCATGGCGGGGCCCATCTATCGCTGGGTATCCCCAGGTGGCGTCGTCTCCTTCGGCGACCATCCCCCGCCCACGGCGCGGGATCTGCGGCGGATTCACACGGTCCCGGCGCCGCCACCCAGCCCATCGGGGCCGCCCGCTGCGGCAACGGCTTCGCGCCCGGCCGAGACCGCCTCCTCGGCCGCCAGCGCCGCCACGGCCCGGGAGGAAGCCCTCATCGCCCGCATCGACCTGCTCACCGCCCTGGCAAATTACGCCCGAAGCACCACACCGCCGACGCACCCGCCCCACAGTGTCTACCGTCCCGCCTTTCTCCTGCCGCCTGCCTATCCTCACTACCCAGCCCCGCCAGCACCCGGCGCTCCGCCGCCGCCACCGCCACCCGGACCAGGCATACGGGGATCCGGCGTTCCGCCATGGGCTTCACCACCTCCATCGGCGGGACCAGCCGCCCCGCAGCGTCCGCTCTGGGCGGCGCCCTGA
- the aguB gene encoding N-carbamoylputrescine amidase has protein sequence MRVRVAAVQMAVGADSAANIRKAVDMVRAAAAAGAQVVLLQELFSSLYFCQDQNIAHFALAAPLDRHPAVIALTDLARELGVVLPVSFFERAGNSHFNSLTVIDADGRNLGLYRKAHIPDGPGYQEKFYFSPGDTGFRVFPTRFGRLGVAVCWDQWFPETARILALRGAEMLLYPTAIGSEPEAPELDSRPHWTRVMQGHAAANMVPVIAANRIGNEQGQHSAITFYGGSFITDGTGAILAQAQSEEGFIQADLDLDALARARLEWGLFRDRRPDLYGPLLGFDGES, from the coding sequence ATGCGCGTGCGGGTAGCCGCTGTACAAATGGCCGTGGGCGCGGATTCCGCTGCCAATATCCGCAAGGCAGTGGACATGGTACGTGCCGCTGCCGCGGCGGGAGCGCAGGTCGTCCTCTTACAGGAGCTCTTCAGCAGCCTGTACTTCTGTCAGGACCAGAACATTGCCCACTTCGCGCTGGCGGCACCCCTGGATCGTCATCCCGCTGTCATCGCCCTGACGGATCTGGCTCGGGAGCTGGGCGTGGTCTTGCCGGTGAGTTTTTTTGAGCGTGCCGGCAACAGTCATTTCAACAGCCTCACGGTCATCGATGCCGATGGCCGCAATCTCGGGCTGTACCGCAAGGCGCACATCCCGGATGGTCCCGGCTACCAGGAAAAATTTTATTTCAGTCCCGGCGATACGGGCTTTCGGGTCTTTCCCACCCGCTTCGGCCGCCTGGGCGTGGCGGTGTGCTGGGATCAATGGTTTCCGGAAACGGCGCGCATTCTCGCGCTGCGCGGCGCCGAGATGCTCCTGTACCCAACTGCCATCGGCTCCGAGCCCGAAGCCCCCGAACTCGACAGTCGTCCCCATTGGACCCGGGTCATGCAGGGCCATGCCGCCGCCAACATGGTGCCCGTCATTGCCGCCAACCGCATCGGGAACGAGCAGGGACAGCACAGCGCGATCACCTTTTACGGCGGATCTTTCATCACGGACGGTACCGGGGCGATCCTGGCCCAGGCGCAGAGCGAGGAAGGCTTCATTCAGGCCGATCTGGACCTGGATGCACTGGCTCGCGCCCGCCTGGAGTGGGGACTCTTTCGCGATCGTCGCCCAGACCTGTACGGCCCCCTGCTCGGCTTCGACGGCGAGTCCTGA
- a CDS encoding glycosyltransferase family 9 protein encodes MSTANSRILVIRAGRLGDTLWATAVIEPLRAHFGKGVEIDFVVMANMAPLLVDDPRIHRVFGLRRRGLPSFWSPTKRAILAAARQQPYRLVLDLETGTDFRELLRRLPAQQKVSARPRPAGARHHVVDDVRELLREVLPEDCLALAEPSIRVADAPLPPRLCQSHGYLVLHPGNSHIARGKANLRAWPLRHWQSLAQSLMVRHPELRLVLIGERAERPYLATLIEAVPDAIDLCGATSLPELMAVIRHARLLISTDTGPSHLAAALGTPLIAVFGPSDPNMTGPWDSGVADIRILRRGLPCSPCVHRSDYGACSHRRCMEELEPERVLGEALEILASGWAASA; translated from the coding sequence ATGAGTACCGCCAATAGCCGCATTCTGGTGATCCGTGCCGGTCGCCTGGGAGATACCCTGTGGGCGACGGCCGTCATCGAACCCCTGCGGGCGCACTTTGGCAAGGGGGTGGAGATAGATTTTGTCGTCATGGCCAACATGGCGCCTCTCCTCGTCGACGATCCGCGCATTCATCGTGTTTTTGGGCTGCGGCGACGGGGCCTGCCGAGTTTCTGGAGTCCCACCAAGCGGGCGATCCTGGCCGCAGCCCGGCAGCAGCCCTATCGGCTCGTTCTGGATCTCGAAACCGGCACGGACTTTCGCGAGTTGTTGCGACGCTTACCGGCACAGCAGAAGGTGTCGGCCAGGCCGCGGCCAGCAGGGGCGCGTCACCATGTGGTGGATGACGTCCGCGAGCTCTTGCGCGAAGTATTGCCCGAGGATTGCCTGGCTCTGGCCGAGCCCAGCATCCGGGTCGCCGATGCGCCGCTTCCACCCCGCCTTTGCCAGTCCCACGGCTATCTGGTCCTCCACCCCGGCAATAGCCATATTGCCCGCGGCAAGGCCAACCTGCGTGCCTGGCCCCTGCGGCATTGGCAGAGTCTGGCGCAGAGCCTGATGGTCCGGCACCCGGAGCTACGCCTCGTGCTCATTGGTGAGAGGGCCGAGCGTCCGTACCTTGCTACCCTGATCGAGGCAGTGCCCGATGCCATCGATCTGTGTGGGGCGACCAGTCTGCCGGAGCTCATGGCCGTCATTCGCCACGCGCGCCTGCTGATCAGTACGGATACCGGACCCAGTCACCTCGCTGCGGCCCTGGGGACGCCCCTGATCGCGGTATTTGGACCCAGCGACCCGAATATGACGGGACCCTGGGACAGTGGAGTGGCCGACATTCGCATACTGCGCCGTGGTCTGCCCTGTAGCCCCTGCGTTCATCGGAGCGATTACGGGGCCTGCAGCCACCGCCGCTGCATGGAGGAGCTGGAGCCGGAGCGGGTACTCGGCGAGGCTCTGGAGATTCTGGCGTCGGGCTGGGCCGCCTCGGCCTGA
- a CDS encoding VTT domain-containing protein, with translation MNPGWPGLLQQLLHFDQYLALWVQHYGLWIYLALFLILFAETGLVVTPILPGDSMLFVCGTLAGAGLMSLPWLLLSLMTAAVLGDALNYYLGHRYGICLFGGRWLRVAYLRRTEAFYERHGGKAVVIGRFLPIIRTFVPFVAGIARMSYARFLRFNLLGALLWVGGLLLAGYFLGAVPWVKSHLNLVLVSLILLSLLPAAWTGLQGRRSRRAD, from the coding sequence ATGAACCCCGGTTGGCCTGGCCTGTTGCAGCAACTGCTGCACTTCGATCAATACCTTGCCCTGTGGGTGCAGCACTATGGCCTGTGGATCTACCTCGCTCTCTTTCTCATCCTTTTTGCAGAGACAGGTTTGGTGGTCACACCCATACTGCCGGGCGACTCCATGCTCTTCGTTTGTGGCACCCTGGCGGGTGCAGGTCTGATGTCCCTGCCCTGGCTGCTGCTTTCCCTGATGACCGCCGCCGTGCTGGGGGATGCCCTCAACTACTACTTGGGACATCGTTACGGAATATGCCTTTTCGGTGGCCGCTGGTTGCGCGTCGCCTATCTTCGGCGGACGGAGGCCTTTTATGAGCGTCACGGTGGCAAGGCCGTGGTGATTGGGCGCTTTCTGCCCATCATCCGCACCTTTGTGCCCTTCGTCGCCGGGATTGCGCGCATGTCCTATGCGCGCTTTCTCCGTTTCAACCTGCTGGGAGCGCTGCTGTGGGTGGGCGGATTGTTGCTGGCGGGCTATTTTCTGGGCGCCGTGCCCTGGGTCAAGAGTCATCTCAATCTGGTGTTGGTGAGTTTGATCCTGCTTTCCCTGTTGCCGGCAGCCTGGACGGGGTTACAGGGACGCCGCAGTCGCCGCGCCGACTGA
- a CDS encoding type 1 glutamine amidotransferase family protein — protein MKHFAVIQHSYSEFLGTLEAQLEKRAISYSYFRVFLNQELPSSALTFDALFLLGGPMSPLETDKYPWLTQELQTIAAFRKADRPVVGFGLGGLLLAQYEGAQLQLEPYHNAYFTTAHLGPAGKGDVLAEAVAGRKVMVWAPGTAILPPGKEALLVDDAGRWIAFRPDAGSMSLLFRPEMKPGLIEDILMEEDREVPEHIGELLEEARRLWPEMQQTTDQTLVALVRELSLMSERRKPRVFALKVDTGEDGSST, from the coding sequence ATGAAGCACTTCGCCGTGATACAACATAGCTATTCGGAGTTTCTGGGGACCCTGGAAGCGCAACTGGAAAAGCGGGCCATCAGCTACAGCTACTTTCGGGTGTTTCTCAATCAGGAGTTACCGTCCAGCGCGCTGACCTTTGATGCGCTCTTCCTCCTGGGCGGTCCCATGTCGCCCCTGGAGACGGACAAGTATCCCTGGCTTACCCAAGAGTTGCAGACCATTGCCGCCTTTCGCAAGGCCGATCGTCCGGTGGTGGGTTTTGGTTTGGGCGGTTTGCTCCTGGCACAGTACGAGGGTGCACAATTGCAGCTGGAACCCTACCACAATGCCTATTTCACCACGGCGCATCTGGGCCCCGCGGGCAAGGGCGATGTCCTGGCCGAGGCCGTAGCGGGACGCAAGGTCATGGTCTGGGCGCCGGGGACGGCAATCCTGCCGCCGGGGAAGGAAGCCTTGCTGGTGGACGACGCGGGTCGCTGGATCGCCTTTCGTCCCGATGCCGGCAGCATGTCCCTGCTGTTCCGACCGGAGATGAAACCGGGCCTCATCGAGGACATCCTCATGGAGGAAGATCGTGAGGTACCGGAGCACATCGGCGAGCTGCTGGAAGAGGCGCGACGCCTGTGGCCCGAGATGCAGCAGACGACGGACCAGACGCTGGTGGCGTTGGTCCGGGAACTCTCGCTCATGTCGGAGCGACGCAAGCCGCGGGTCTTCGCGCTCAAGGTGGATACCGGAGAGGATGGAAGCTCGACGTGA